A window of Marispirochaeta aestuarii contains these coding sequences:
- a CDS encoding heavy-metal-associated domain-containing protein codes for MKNDLERTNTKQAKLKLSGATCASCVFTIEHAGRKVQGVADVNVDASKGEISVSYGGNAGSLERIKEIVHRLGYSAEIDWDTVRDA; via the coding sequence ATGAAAAACGATCTGGAACGAACCAACACCAAGCAGGCTAAACTCAAACTGAGCGGTGCTACCTGCGCTTCCTGTGTTTTTACCATAGAACATGCCGGCCGAAAGGTTCAGGGTGTTGCAGATGTCAATGTTGACGCAAGTAAAGGTGAAATATCCGTGAGCTATGGCGGCAATGCGGGTTCGCTGGAACGGATAAAAGAAATTGTTCATCGCCTTGGCTATTCCGCGGAGATTGACTGGGATACTGTACGCGACGCCTGA